A genomic stretch from Komagataeibacter xylinus includes:
- a CDS encoding polymer-forming cytoskeletal protein — MFKRRKPADTKPPAPTPSPVQQPGRPVMGGGATPSSPSASKENTSMARPPFPPTPSPSPAPGGARPGAPGAAAAPVKKENERRTLVVGRGISVQGTIQDAERLVVEGTVESSLINASELQIAQGGVFKGEVEVEDAELAGTIDGTLTVRGSLTIRSTGRLLGKAKCRRLKVEDGGQVTGQLEMITTPAAPQAAPAPAAQPAAPRPASAG; from the coding sequence TTGTTTAAACGACGCAAGCCAGCAGACACCAAGCCACCCGCCCCCACTCCGTCCCCCGTGCAGCAGCCGGGCCGCCCGGTCATGGGCGGTGGCGCCACTCCTTCCTCTCCATCCGCCAGCAAGGAAAACACATCCATGGCCCGTCCGCCCTTCCCGCCCACGCCTTCCCCTTCGCCTGCGCCGGGTGGCGCACGCCCCGGTGCGCCGGGCGCTGCCGCCGCACCCGTCAAAAAGGAAAATGAGCGCCGCACCCTCGTGGTCGGGCGTGGCATCAGCGTGCAGGGCACCATCCAGGATGCCGAGCGCCTGGTTGTGGAAGGCACGGTCGAATCCTCGCTGATCAATGCATCCGAACTGCAGATCGCACAGGGCGGCGTGTTCAAGGGCGAAGTCGAGGTTGAGGACGCGGAACTCGCGGGCACCATCGATGGCACACTGACCGTGCGCGGCAGCCTGACCATCCGCTCCACCGGCCGCCTGCTCGGCAAGGCCAAGTGCCGCCGCCTGAAGGTTGAAGATGGTGGCCAGGTCACCGGCCAGCTGGAAATGATCACGACCCCTGCTGCCCCGCAGGCCGCTCCTGCTCCGGCAGCCCAGCCCGCGGCCCCGCGCCCGGCCAGTGCTGGCTGA
- the typA gene encoding translational GTPase TypA, whose translation MDIRNIAIIAHVDHGKTTLVDQLLKQSGSFRDNQHVAERAMDSNDLERERGITILAKCTSVVWKDTRINIIDTPGHADFGGEVERILSMVDGAVVLVDSAEGALPQTKFVVGKALARGLKPIVVVNKIDRGDARPDEVHNEIFDLFAALGANDEQLDFPMLYASGRQGWADTEIDGPRKDLSPMFDLILSHVPPPKVNKDAPFAMVATILENDNFLGRVLTGRVEQGIAKMNMPVHVLRPDGSVVETGRLTKLLSFRGLDRVPVEEVEAGDIVAVAGLSEATIPETIAALEVKEPLPSTPVDPPTLSMTFRLNDGPLGGREGKKVTSRQIRDRLFKETEGNIAIRVSESPESEAFEVAGRGELQLGVLIEQMRREGFELTIGRPRVLFRTNEETGEREEPFEEVLIDVDEPYSGVVVEKMALRKGIMQDMQPSGGGKVRLSFIIPSRGLIGYHGEFLTDTRGSGIMNRLFHGYQPYVGPIAGRRNGSLISSEDGATTQYSLFSLQDRGTLFVDAGEKVYVGMIIGEHSRENDLEVNPVREKKLTNIRAAGKDEALLLIPPRKMNLEQAIAYIEDDELVEVTPSAVRIRKRYLDPHERKKRERSGSVD comes from the coding sequence ATGGATATCCGCAATATCGCCATTATCGCGCACGTCGATCATGGCAAGACCACACTGGTCGACCAGCTTCTGAAACAGTCCGGTTCCTTCCGTGACAACCAGCACGTCGCTGAACGCGCCATGGACAGCAATGACCTTGAGCGCGAGCGTGGCATCACCATTCTTGCCAAGTGCACGTCGGTGGTGTGGAAAGATACCCGCATCAACATCATCGACACCCCGGGCCATGCCGACTTCGGCGGCGAGGTCGAGCGTATCCTGAGCATGGTCGATGGCGCTGTCGTGCTCGTCGATTCCGCCGAAGGTGCCCTGCCCCAGACCAAGTTCGTGGTGGGCAAGGCGCTCGCGCGCGGCCTGAAGCCGATCGTGGTCGTGAACAAGATCGACCGTGGCGATGCCCGCCCCGATGAAGTGCATAACGAGATTTTCGACCTGTTCGCGGCCCTTGGCGCCAATGACGAGCAGCTCGACTTCCCCATGCTCTACGCCTCGGGCCGCCAGGGCTGGGCCGATACCGAGATCGATGGTCCGCGCAAGGACCTCTCGCCCATGTTCGACCTGATCCTGAGCCACGTGCCGCCGCCGAAGGTCAACAAGGATGCGCCGTTCGCGATGGTCGCCACCATCCTCGAGAACGACAACTTCCTTGGCCGCGTGCTGACCGGGCGCGTCGAGCAGGGTATTGCGAAGATGAACATGCCCGTGCATGTGCTGCGCCCCGATGGCTCGGTAGTCGAGACCGGCCGCCTGACCAAGCTGCTCTCCTTCCGTGGCCTTGACCGCGTGCCGGTGGAAGAAGTCGAAGCCGGCGACATCGTGGCCGTGGCCGGCCTGTCGGAAGCGACGATTCCCGAGACGATCGCAGCCCTTGAAGTCAAGGAGCCGCTGCCCTCCACCCCGGTTGATCCGCCGACGCTCTCCATGACCTTCCGCCTCAACGATGGCCCGCTTGGCGGCCGCGAAGGCAAGAAGGTCACCTCGCGCCAGATCCGTGATCGCCTGTTCAAGGAAACGGAAGGCAACATCGCCATCCGCGTGTCCGAGAGCCCCGAGAGCGAGGCCTTCGAGGTCGCAGGCCGTGGCGAACTGCAGCTTGGCGTGCTGATCGAGCAGATGCGCCGCGAGGGCTTCGAGCTGACCATCGGCCGCCCCCGCGTGCTGTTCCGCACCAATGAGGAAACCGGCGAGCGCGAAGAGCCGTTCGAGGAAGTCCTGATCGACGTGGACGAGCCGTATTCGGGCGTCGTGGTCGAGAAGATGGCCCTGCGCAAGGGCATCATGCAGGACATGCAGCCTTCGGGCGGTGGCAAGGTGCGCCTGAGCTTCATCATCCCCTCGCGCGGGCTGATCGGCTATCATGGTGAATTCCTGACCGACACGCGCGGCTCGGGCATCATGAACCGTCTGTTCCATGGCTATCAGCCCTATGTCGGGCCGATTGCAGGCCGCCGCAACGGTTCGCTGATCTCGTCGGAAGACGGGGCGACCACGCAGTATTCGCTGTTCTCGCTGCAGGACCGCGGCACGCTGTTCGTCGATGCGGGCGAGAAGGTTTACGTGGGCATGATCATCGGCGAGCATTCGCGCGAGAATGACCTTGAAGTGAACCCGGTGCGTGAAAAGAAGCTGACCAACATCCGTGCCGCTGGCAAGGACGAGGCCCTGCTGCTGATCCCGCCGCGCAAGATGAACCTCGAGCAGGCGATTGCCTATATCGAGGATGACGAACTTGTCGAGGTCACGCCGTCTGCCGTGCGTATCCGCAAGCGCTACCTTGACCCGCACGAGCGCAAGAAGCGCGAGCGTTCGGGCTCGGTCGACTGA
- a CDS encoding adenosine kinase: protein MENSGQAAECRFDLLGIGNAIVDVLAPVETAFPERNGMTPGGMMLIDAARAEALYGQIRREKEMGGGSAANTCVVASNMGARVAYLGKVADDVPGQAFATDMQAAGVYFPSSPLQGDAGTAHPTARCIILVTPDGQRTMNTYLGACVNFGPEDVLADVVQSAKVTYMEGYLFDPPAAQEAFRTAARIAHEAGRKVALSLSDRFCVDRHRAAFLDLVRGHIDILFANEDEICALYQTADFDHAARLVADDTHFAVLTRSEKGSVIIQDQQRIVIDSVRTQVIDTTGAGDAYAAGFLAGWTSDRTLAECGRLGSVAASEVISHYGARPLMNMRQDMDF from the coding sequence ATGGAAAATTCGGGACAGGCGGCAGAATGCCGGTTTGACCTGCTGGGCATTGGCAATGCGATTGTCGATGTGCTGGCGCCGGTGGAAACCGCCTTCCCGGAGCGCAACGGCATGACGCCGGGCGGGATGATGCTGATCGACGCCGCCCGGGCCGAGGCGCTGTACGGCCAGATCCGGCGCGAGAAGGAAATGGGCGGCGGCTCGGCGGCCAATACCTGCGTCGTCGCCTCCAACATGGGCGCGCGCGTGGCCTATCTGGGCAAGGTGGCCGATGACGTGCCGGGCCAGGCGTTTGCAACCGATATGCAGGCGGCAGGCGTGTATTTCCCCTCATCGCCGCTGCAGGGCGATGCGGGCACGGCCCACCCCACCGCGCGCTGCATTATTCTGGTCACGCCCGATGGCCAGCGCACCATGAACACCTATCTGGGTGCGTGCGTGAATTTCGGCCCCGAAGACGTGCTCGCCGATGTGGTCCAGTCCGCCAAGGTCACCTACATGGAAGGCTACCTGTTCGACCCGCCAGCAGCCCAGGAAGCCTTTCGCACCGCAGCCCGCATTGCACATGAGGCCGGTCGCAAGGTGGCGCTCTCGCTGTCCGACAGATTCTGCGTCGACCGTCACCGTGCGGCGTTCCTCGACCTCGTGCGCGGGCATATCGACATCCTGTTCGCCAACGAGGACGAAATCTGCGCGCTGTACCAGACCGCCGATTTCGACCACGCCGCCCGCCTTGTCGCAGATGATACGCACTTCGCCGTCCTGACCCGCTCGGAAAAGGGCAGCGTCATCATCCAGGACCAGCAGCGCATCGTCATCGACAGCGTGCGCACGCAGGTGATCGACACCACCGGCGCGGGCGATGCCTATGCCGCGGGCTTTCTTGCAGGCTGGACATCGGACCGCACGCTTGCCGAGTGCGGGCGGCTTGGCAGTGTCGCGGCCTCGGAAGTGATTTCGCATTACGGCGCGCGCCCGCTCATGAACATGCGCCAGGACATGGATTTCTGA